A portion of the Methylobacterium nodulans ORS 2060 genome contains these proteins:
- a CDS encoding helix-turn-helix transcriptional regulator codes for MSDTNLEFLSKRRIAEMAGVSMRTIEREFAKGGPPATHPSKRRVVYARHEVERWLAARTEAANV; via the coding sequence ATGTCAGACACCAATCTTGAATTCTTGTCTAAGCGCCGCATCGCCGAGATGGCGGGCGTGTCAATGCGCACCATTGAGCGCGAGTTCGCCAAGGGTGGCCCGCCCGCAACCCACCCCTCGAAGCGTCGCGTCGTCTACGCCCGGCACGAAGTCGAGCGTTGGCTTGCGGCCCGGACGGAGGCAGCCAATGTTTAG